One part of the Nostoc sp. PCC 7120 = FACHB-418 genome encodes these proteins:
- a CDS encoding transferase, translating into MSVPPLRLHNNFDSYISGEVTIHPSAVIAPGVILQAAANSKIIIGAGVCIGMGSILQVDEGTIEVEAGASLGAGFLMVGQGKIGINACIGAATTLFNSSIPPALVVPPGSILGDTTRQVAATQSPSTSKNQVGETTQKPKENESKVITSTTLSASAFVEFKQHSVSVTEPPPSSENQSATVEENTTNGTDPNVTELSPEDSASDQPATESPNSFGTQIYGQGSIQRLLVTLFPHRQALNNPVSDDSSE; encoded by the coding sequence ATGTCTGTGCCGCCACTACGCCTCCACAACAACTTTGATTCATACATTAGTGGCGAGGTGACAATTCATCCGAGTGCAGTAATTGCACCAGGGGTGATACTCCAAGCGGCTGCAAACAGCAAAATCATCATCGGGGCAGGGGTCTGTATTGGCATGGGGTCTATTCTCCAAGTGGATGAGGGAACCATAGAAGTAGAAGCAGGAGCCAGCTTAGGAGCAGGTTTTTTGATGGTTGGTCAAGGCAAAATTGGCATCAATGCTTGCATCGGTGCAGCCACAACATTATTTAACTCTTCTATTCCTCCAGCCTTAGTAGTGCCACCAGGTTCGATTTTAGGTGATACCACGCGGCAAGTTGCTGCTACCCAATCACCATCAACATCTAAGAATCAGGTTGGTGAGACTACCCAAAAGCCTAAAGAAAATGAAAGTAAGGTGATTACCTCAACTACCCTTTCAGCATCAGCTTTTGTGGAATTTAAACAGCATTCGGTTTCTGTAACAGAACCCCCGCCATCATCAGAGAATCAGTCTGCTACCGTAGAAGAAAATACTACTAATGGGACTGACCCTAATGTGACAGAACTTAGCCCAGAAGATTCAGCATCGGATCAACCTGCCACTGAATCCCCTAATAGTTTCGGGACTCAAATTTATGGGCAAGGGAGCATCCAAAGACTTTTGGTAACATTGTTTCCTCATAGACAAGCCCTAAATAACCCTGTCTCTGACGATAGCTCTGAGTAA
- a CDS encoding carbon dioxide-concentrating mechanism protein CcmK has protein sequence MSIAVGMVETLGFPAVVEAADAMVKAARVTLVGYEKIGSGRVTVIVRGDVSEVQASVAAGVESVKRVNGGQVLSTHIIARPHENLEYVLPIRYTEDVEQFRENVNAIRPFGRRP, from the coding sequence ATGTCTATTGCAGTGGGAATGGTAGAAACGCTAGGCTTTCCAGCAGTGGTAGAAGCAGCAGACGCGATGGTGAAAGCCGCTCGTGTCACTCTAGTAGGCTACGAGAAAATTGGTAGCGGTCGGGTAACAGTAATCGTTAGAGGCGACGTATCTGAAGTACAAGCATCTGTAGCCGCAGGTGTTGAATCAGTTAAACGCGTCAACGGCGGACAAGTATTGTCTACACACATCATTGCTCGTCCTCACGAAAACTTAGAATACGTCTTGCCAATTCGTTATACCGAAGACGTAGAGCAGTTTCGGGAAAATGTGAACGCAATTCGTCCTTTCGGCAGAAGACCATAA
- a CDS encoding ribulose bisphosphate carboxylase small subunit, translating into MAVRSTAAPPTPWSRSLAEAQIHESAFVHPFSNIIGDVHIGANVIIAPGTSIRADEGTPFHIGENTNIQDGVVIHGLEQGRVVGDDNKEYSVWVGSSASLTHMALIHGPAYVGDNSFIGFRSTVFNAKVGAGCIVMMHALIKDVEVPPGKYVPSGAIITNQKQADRLPDVQPQDRDFAHHVIGINQALRAGYLCAADSKCIAPLRNDQVKSYTSTTVIGLERSSEVASNSLGAETIEQVRYLLEQGYKIGSEHVDQRRFRTGSWTSCQPIEARSVGDALAALEACLADHSGEYVRLFGIDPKGKRRVLETIIQRPDGVVAGSTSFKAPASNTNGNGSYHSNGNGNGYSNGATSGKVSAETVDQIRQLLAGGYKIGTEHVDERRFRTGSWNSCKPIEATSAGEVVAALEECIDSHQGEYIRLIGIDPKAKRRVLESIIQRPNGQVAPSSSPRTVVSASSASSGTATATATRLSTEVVDQVRQILGGGYKLSIEHVDQRRFRTGSWSSTGAISATSEREAIAVIEASLSEFAGEYVRLIGIDPKAKRRVLETIIQRP; encoded by the coding sequence ATGGCAGTCCGCAGCACGGCGGCACCCCCAACCCCGTGGTCGAGGAGTTTAGCTGAAGCCCAAATCCATGAAAGCGCCTTTGTACATCCGTTTTCTAACATTATTGGGGATGTCCATATCGGTGCAAATGTCATCATTGCCCCAGGGACTTCAATTAGAGCCGATGAAGGCACACCCTTTCATATTGGTGAAAATACCAATATTCAAGATGGTGTAGTGATTCACGGTTTAGAGCAAGGTAGAGTCGTTGGCGATGACAACAAAGAATACTCAGTTTGGGTGGGTAGCAGCGCGTCCTTGACACATATGGCGCTGATTCATGGCCCTGCTTACGTTGGGGATAACTCGTTTATTGGTTTTCGCTCTACGGTATTTAATGCCAAGGTAGGAGCAGGTTGCATCGTTATGATGCACGCTTTAATTAAGGACGTAGAAGTTCCCCCTGGTAAGTATGTTCCGTCAGGAGCGATCATCACTAACCAAAAGCAGGCCGATCGCTTGCCAGATGTGCAACCCCAAGACAGGGATTTTGCTCATCACGTAATTGGGATTAATCAAGCATTGCGGGCTGGATATCTTTGTGCTGCGGATAGCAAGTGTATTGCCCCCCTTCGCAATGATCAAGTTAAATCTTATACAAGTACTACAGTTATTGGGTTAGAAAGGAGTAGTGAAGTGGCAAGCAACAGCTTGGGTGCAGAAACCATAGAGCAGGTACGCTATTTATTAGAGCAAGGCTATAAAATTGGTTCAGAACACGTAGATCAAAGAAGATTTCGTACAGGTTCTTGGACTAGTTGCCAGCCGATTGAAGCTAGATCCGTAGGTGATGCTTTAGCAGCTTTAGAAGCTTGTTTAGCTGACCATAGTGGCGAGTATGTGCGTTTGTTTGGCATTGATCCCAAAGGTAAACGACGAGTTTTAGAAACAATTATCCAACGTCCCGATGGTGTGGTGGCAGGTTCTACCAGCTTCAAAGCACCTGCTAGTAACACCAATGGCAATGGTAGTTACCACAGCAACGGCAATGGCAACGGTTATAGCAACGGTGCAACTAGTGGCAAAGTCAGCGCTGAAACCGTAGACCAAATTCGCCAGTTATTGGCTGGTGGTTACAAGATTGGCACAGAACACGTAGATGAGCGCCGCTTCCGTACAGGTTCTTGGAATAGCTGTAAGCCAATTGAAGCAACTTCCGCAGGCGAAGTAGTGGCGGCCTTAGAAGAATGTATCGACAGTCATCAAGGTGAGTACATCCGCCTAATCGGCATTGATCCGAAAGCTAAACGGCGTGTACTGGAAAGTATTATCCAACGTCCCAACGGTCAAGTAGCTCCATCGAGTAGTCCCAGAACCGTAGTGAGTGCCTCCTCTGCCTCATCCGGAACAGCTACCGCAACAGCTACTCGGTTAAGTACAGAAGTAGTAGATCAGGTGCGGCAAATACTGGGTGGCGGGTATAAACTCAGTATTGAACACGTAGATCAAAGAAGATTCCGTACTGGTTCTTGGAGTAGTACCGGAGCAATTTCAGCTACTTCCGAAAGAGAAGCGATCGCAGTCATAGAAGCCTCCTTATCCGAATTTGCTGGAGAATATGTGCGCTTGATTGGTATCGACCCCAAAGCCAAGCGGCGAGTGTTGGAAACAATCATTCAGCGTCCATAG
- a CDS encoding EutN/CcmL family microcompartment protein: MQIAKVRGTVVSTQKDPSLRGVKLLLLQLVDEEGNLLQKYEVAADNSVGAGFDEWVLISRGSAARQLLGNEQRPVDAAVVAIIDTIHVEDRLIYSKKDQYR; this comes from the coding sequence ATGCAAATTGCTAAAGTTCGTGGCACAGTAGTTAGCACCCAAAAAGATCCAAGTCTTAGGGGTGTGAAACTACTGTTGTTGCAATTAGTAGATGAAGAAGGAAACCTCCTCCAAAAATACGAGGTAGCCGCAGATAATAGCGTAGGTGCAGGATTTGACGAATGGGTATTGATTAGCCGTGGTAGTGCGGCGCGTCAATTACTTGGTAATGAGCAACGTCCTGTAGATGCGGCAGTAGTGGCGATAATTGATACTATTCACGTCGAAGATCGTCTGATTTACAGCAAAAAAGACCAATATAGATAG